The following nucleotide sequence is from Williamwhitmania taraxaci.
CAGGAAAATTGGGCAAGGTGGTAATGCCGCACGACCATAGCCATATCTTAGCAAACTATCACATGACCACCGAGAAGGAGGTAAAGATGGCCATTGAGGCAGCGTTGAAGGCAAAAGAGATTTGGTCGAATATGCCATGGGAAGATCGCGCAAAAATCACCCTGAAGGTTGCGGACCTGATAGCCCAAAAATATCGATTTGTGCTTAACGCCGCCACCATGCTGGGTCAAAGCAAAAACCCATATCAGGCCGAAATTGATTCAGCCTGTGAGGTCATCGATTTCCTTCGCTTCAATGTATACTTTGCCAACGAAATATATAAGGATCAGCCTATTTCGGTGGATGGAATCATTAATAAAACGGAATACCGTCCTCTCGAAGGGTTTGTATTTACCGTATCGCCCTTCAATTTTACGGCCATTGCCTCCAATCTGAACATGTCGCCGGTAATTATGGGAAATTCCACGGTTTGGAAACCAGCCACCACCTCCATTCTATCCAACTATTACTTAATGAAAATCTTCAAGGAAGCAGGCATGCCCGACGGGGTAATCAATTTCCTACCAGGGCCAGGTTCAGTAATTGGAAAAGAGATATTTGCTCATCGCGATTTGGCCGGAATACACTTTACAGGCTCCACCAATACCTTTAACCTTTTCTGGCGCCAACTCGGCGAGAACCTACCACGATACAAGAACTATCCCAAAATTGTAGGAGAAACTGGAGGCAAAGATTTTATTGTTGCACACCCTTCGGCAAACGCCGATGAAGTTGCAGTAGGAATGGTACGAGGCTCTTTTGAGTATCAAGGGCAAAAGTGCTCCGCATCGTCACGTGCATATATCCCAACCAGCTTATGGCCAACAGTCAAAGCTAACATAGGGAAAATGCTTGCAGAGATAAAGATGGGCGACGTTAGCGACTTCTCGAATTTTGTGAACGCAGTAATCGATGAGGCATCGTTCGACAATATCATGTCCTACATCGACAAAGCAAAAGACACGAAAGACGCAGAGATTGTCTTTGGCGGCAAGGGCGATAAATCGAAGGGCTATTTTATTGAACCAACAGTCATCAAGACCAACAATCCCCACTTCATCACCATGGAGGAAGAGATCTTTGGTCCCGTGCTCACGCTCTTTGTCTACGAGGATGATAAATTTGAAGAGACACTCGACTTGGTAGACGCCACCAGTCCATACGCACTAACGGGTGCCATATTTGCTACCGACCGCATGGCCATTATCAAAGCATATGAGAAGCTGCGCTACGCTGCCGGAAACTTCTACATCAACGACAAACCCACGGGTGCAGTAGTTGGTCAACAGCCATTTGGCGGAGCAAGAGGCTCGGGAACCAACGACAAGGCAGGCAGTAGCCTAAATCTACTTCGCTGGGTAAATCCAAGGACTATAAAGGAAACGCTTGTTCCTGCCACCGAATTTAAGTATCCGTTTTTACTAGAGGCATAGCGCTCTTTAGTAGAACACTTATTGAGGCACCCACGAAATCAACTTTGTGGGTGCTTTCTTTTTCTACGGCAAAGCCAACATATTATTGACATGGGCCACGTTGAGCAAAGTCACAAATCCAAATAAACTTCGATTCCTACTTATGCCGAAGAAAAAACACCAACTATCGCCTCTACACAACCACACATAACAAACAAGAATCCAACTATTTTGACAAAATGATTGTTTGTGTTGACAGAATAACTAAATTTGCACACTGAAAGCGGTTCGTAAGGATTTATAGCGTGTTGATTTAGGTTAGCCTCAAAATTAAACATTAATCCTACGAACCCTTTTACCCTCCTACAAACCAGACGACGGATTTTTAGAATTTCCACAAAAAGTTGA
It contains:
- the pruA gene encoding L-glutamate gamma-semialdehyde dehydrogenase; this encodes MNNSVFNFQLPKNEPILMYAPGSPERIALKKELERQKSIQLEIPLIIGGKEIKTGKLGKVVMPHDHSHILANYHMTTEKEVKMAIEAALKAKEIWSNMPWEDRAKITLKVADLIAQKYRFVLNAATMLGQSKNPYQAEIDSACEVIDFLRFNVYFANEIYKDQPISVDGIINKTEYRPLEGFVFTVSPFNFTAIASNLNMSPVIMGNSTVWKPATTSILSNYYLMKIFKEAGMPDGVINFLPGPGSVIGKEIFAHRDLAGIHFTGSTNTFNLFWRQLGENLPRYKNYPKIVGETGGKDFIVAHPSANADEVAVGMVRGSFEYQGQKCSASSRAYIPTSLWPTVKANIGKMLAEIKMGDVSDFSNFVNAVIDEASFDNIMSYIDKAKDTKDAEIVFGGKGDKSKGYFIEPTVIKTNNPHFITMEEEIFGPVLTLFVYEDDKFEETLDLVDATSPYALTGAIFATDRMAIIKAYEKLRYAAGNFYINDKPTGAVVGQQPFGGARGSGTNDKAGSSLNLLRWVNPRTIKETLVPATEFKYPFLLEA